Proteins from a genomic interval of Sulfurimonas sp. HSL3-2:
- a CDS encoding cytochrome b/b6 domain-containing protein, translating to MSSEYKQVKRMTTAGRIIHWANAISMLVAIITGLYIGHPYYQTLMADGAVDKYVMAWNRWGHFIVAIIFDVTSVVIAYLYFCSRFEKAYKKVLPSFKNIIEFIEVVLNLVTLNRRKKFNSAHADSFNAVYFLIFHLLLFWMLFTGLQLYVSGLESGISSIGGWWPWLLHLATDWTIPVTGGTIMDVRISHHYTMWILVAWVVFHIYYQIWRTIFWKEGDIAIVFGGSKFVKEN from the coding sequence ATGAGCTCTGAATATAAACAGGTAAAACGTATGACTACCGCAGGTCGCATTATCCACTGGGCAAATGCGATCTCTATGTTAGTAGCGATTATTACCGGATTATATATAGGTCATCCGTACTATCAGACGTTGATGGCAGACGGTGCCGTTGACAAGTATGTCATGGCTTGGAATAGATGGGGGCACTTCATAGTCGCGATCATCTTTGATGTTACATCGGTAGTGATCGCGTATCTTTATTTTTGCAGCCGTTTTGAAAAAGCGTACAAGAAGGTTCTGCCGTCCTTTAAGAATATTATAGAGTTTATCGAGGTTGTTCTTAATCTTGTGACTCTAAATAGACGTAAAAAGTTCAATTCTGCTCATGCAGACAGCTTTAACGCAGTTTATTTTCTTATTTTCCATCTGCTTCTGTTTTGGATGCTGTTTACGGGACTTCAACTTTATGTCTCAGGACTTGAATCTGGAATCAGTTCTATCGGAGGCTGGTGGCCTTGGCTTCTTCATCTGGCAACGGACTGGACCATCCCTGTAACGGGCGGTACTATCATGGATGTTAGAATATCTCATCATTATACAATGTGGATCCTTGTCGCTTGGGTCGTATTCCATATTTATTATCAGATATGGAGAACGATCTTTTGGAAAGAGGGTGATATCGCAATCGTCTTTGGCGGAAGCAAGTTCGTTAAAGAAAATTAA
- the trmA gene encoding tRNA (uridine(54)-C5)-methyltransferase TrmA, which produces MNCKYFGECGSCRNYKDGYEGQLLKKIELNKERFKDMYSSEIDICKSPDSGYRARAEFKIWHIGDDIQYAMNALEHKGVVIIDECPQVNEHILKLMPSLLKEIKDKQIDKKLFGADFLSSSSGEIVVSLLYHKKLDTEWELQAKEISQKLGVYIIGRSRKQKVVVGQDYVTETLHVNGSDYKFMQIENSFTQPNPRVNEQMIAWAMHQFDGINGDLLELYCGAGNFTIPFASKFDKVLATEISKSSIAAAKNNMLLNDVTNIEFVRMSAEEFVQALDGVREFRRMAEIDINSYELKSIFVDPPRAGMDEESCAFAARHDNILYISCNPETLHRDLIYLTKTHDIQRMAMFDQFPYTDHVEMGVKLTKKA; this is translated from the coding sequence TTGAATTGTAAATATTTTGGTGAATGTGGAAGTTGTCGTAACTATAAGGATGGGTACGAGGGGCAGCTTCTAAAAAAGATCGAGTTAAATAAAGAGCGTTTTAAAGATATGTACAGTTCTGAGATAGATATCTGCAAATCGCCTGATAGCGGCTACAGGGCAAGAGCCGAATTTAAAATATGGCATATCGGCGATGATATACAATATGCAATGAATGCACTTGAACATAAGGGTGTAGTCATCATAGACGAGTGTCCGCAGGTAAACGAACATATCTTAAAACTTATGCCTTCTCTACTGAAGGAGATCAAAGATAAGCAGATAGATAAAAAGCTTTTCGGTGCCGATTTTTTATCATCATCAAGCGGAGAGATCGTAGTATCGCTTTTGTATCATAAAAAGCTAGATACCGAGTGGGAGCTGCAAGCAAAAGAGATCTCACAAAAGCTTGGTGTCTACATCATAGGAAGAAGCCGAAAACAAAAAGTCGTTGTAGGTCAGGACTATGTGACGGAGACCTTACATGTAAACGGTTCAGACTATAAGTTCATGCAGATAGAAAACAGCTTTACGCAGCCAAATCCAAGAGTGAACGAGCAGATGATCGCTTGGGCGATGCATCAGTTTGACGGGATAAACGGTGACCTCTTGGAACTTTATTGCGGTGCCGGGAACTTTACCATTCCGTTTGCTTCAAAGTTTGACAAAGTCTTGGCAACGGAGATATCAAAATCATCCATAGCAGCAGCAAAAAACAACATGCTTTTAAACGATGTGACGAATATAGAATTTGTCAGGATGAGTGCCGAAGAGTTTGTACAGGCACTTGACGGAGTAAGAGAGTTCCGCCGTATGGCAGAGATAGACATAAATTCGTATGAGTTAAAGAGCATCTTTGTAGATCCCCCTCGTGCAGGTATGGATGAAGAATCTTGCGCCTTTGCAGCAAGACATGATAATATACTGTATATCTCATGTAATCCGGAAACATTGCATAGAGATCTGATCTATTTAACAAAAACACATGATATACAAAGAATGGCTATGTTTGATCAGTTCCCGTATACAGATCATGTCGAGATGGGTGTAAAACTTACAAAAAAGGCTTAA
- the hypF gene encoding carbamoyltransferase HypF yields MEFTSKRLRVNVKGIVQGVGFRPFVYQSALKHALGGYVLNNSEGVVIEVEGDEQNLTLFLNTLQESPPPLARIDTLESHNIIATGEKSFQIHHSEASVVTTTMVSPDVALCARCKAQMNDKTDRRYAYPFINCTDCGPRYSIIKTLPYDRPNTSMNVFTMCKTCAKEYNDPNDRRYHAQPISCPECGPTLYLLDRNGKEIVKNNDAIGLTCKLIEEKKIVAIKGLGGFHLVCDALSDEAVSTLRERKKRPSKPLAVMFKDIEALKKEAFIGSKEEGLILSKEHPIVVVDKNKNSTLSVYVAPNIQRVGVFLPYTPLHTLLLKELDRPIVATSANLSDEPIIIDEKDIFTKLGDVVDAVLTYDREIVNGCDDSVIMQNGDEKVSIRVSRGYAPKSIVLPKKSSKKILAVGANQKNTIALAFDGHIVLSPHIGDLNSLEAFEYFTRTLETFKRFYDFEPDIIVCDRHPEYETTKWARQFTKESDNIELLEVQHHYAHALACMAEYNLDEKVLSFCFDGTGYGEGGALWGGEVLLSDVDDYERVHHLKPFRLLGGAKAVKEPRRVALSLLFECFTLEEILSLESETTKSFTSDEIKSLHTMWQKGLNSPYTTSMGRVFDAVASLAGVAQILGYEGESGLLLESIVEEEIDLNRKFSYTIVDDSIDISAMVKEILHVKDPATISSMFISTVVDIILDIAGRYPLLPVVLSGGVFQNRVLVDKLAKEFKKRKIRYYIQKDTPVNDGSIALGQAYYAVNRQWGENGR; encoded by the coding sequence GTGGAGTTTACCTCTAAACGATTAAGAGTCAATGTAAAGGGGATCGTACAAGGGGTCGGTTTCAGGCCTTTTGTCTATCAGTCAGCCCTCAAGCATGCCCTAGGCGGATACGTACTAAACAACTCCGAGGGAGTGGTAATAGAAGTAGAAGGTGATGAACAAAACCTCACTTTATTTTTAAACACACTCCAAGAAAGTCCGCCGCCGCTTGCAAGAATAGATACCCTCGAGAGTCATAATATCATCGCTACAGGTGAAAAAAGTTTTCAGATACACCATTCAGAAGCAAGTGTAGTCACGACTACAATGGTCTCACCGGATGTCGCGCTGTGTGCGAGATGTAAAGCACAGATGAATGACAAGACAGATCGCAGATATGCATACCCTTTTATAAACTGTACGGACTGCGGACCGAGATACTCCATTATCAAGACACTCCCTTATGACAGACCGAACACCTCTATGAACGTCTTTACAATGTGTAAAACATGTGCCAAAGAATATAACGATCCAAACGACAGACGCTATCATGCCCAGCCTATCAGCTGTCCGGAGTGCGGGCCGACTCTGTATCTGCTTGACCGTAACGGCAAAGAGATAGTAAAAAACAATGATGCCATTGGGCTTACATGTAAACTGATAGAAGAGAAAAAGATAGTGGCTATAAAAGGGCTTGGCGGCTTTCATCTGGTATGTGACGCTTTAAGTGATGAAGCGGTATCGACGCTGCGGGAGAGAAAAAAACGTCCGAGTAAGCCGTTAGCCGTGATGTTTAAAGATATTGAGGCACTGAAAAAAGAGGCATTTATCGGCAGTAAAGAGGAGGGACTTATCCTCTCAAAAGAGCATCCTATCGTAGTAGTGGATAAAAACAAAAACTCTACTCTCTCTGTTTATGTCGCTCCGAATATACAAAGAGTCGGAGTGTTCTTGCCGTATACTCCGCTTCATACTCTTTTGTTAAAGGAGTTAGACAGACCGATAGTCGCCACAAGTGCAAACTTAAGTGATGAGCCTATTATCATCGATGAGAAGGATATATTCACAAAACTTGGCGATGTGGTCGACGCGGTACTGACCTATGACAGAGAGATAGTTAATGGATGCGATGACAGTGTCATCATGCAAAACGGGGATGAGAAAGTGTCTATAAGAGTTTCCCGCGGATATGCGCCAAAAAGTATTGTACTTCCTAAAAAGAGCAGTAAAAAGATATTGGCAGTAGGTGCAAACCAGAAAAACACCATTGCACTGGCGTTTGACGGACATATAGTACTTTCACCTCATATAGGAGACCTGAACTCTCTGGAAGCGTTTGAGTATTTTACAAGGACGCTTGAGACGTTTAAAAGATTTTACGACTTTGAACCAGATATCATCGTATGCGACAGACATCCCGAATATGAGACGACAAAATGGGCAAGACAGTTTACAAAAGAGAGTGACAATATAGAACTCTTAGAGGTTCAGCATCATTACGCACATGCACTGGCTTGTATGGCAGAATATAATTTAGATGAGAAGGTACTCTCTTTTTGTTTTGACGGGACAGGGTACGGTGAAGGGGGTGCTCTTTGGGGTGGAGAAGTGCTGTTGTCCGACGTAGATGATTATGAGAGAGTGCATCATCTCAAACCGTTTCGTCTTTTAGGCGGAGCAAAAGCGGTCAAAGAACCAAGACGTGTTGCTCTGTCACTTCTGTTTGAATGCTTTACACTCGAGGAGATACTCTCATTAGAGAGTGAGACGACAAAGAGTTTTACTAGCGATGAGATAAAATCGCTCCATACGATGTGGCAAAAGGGACTTAACTCCCCTTATACGACCTCTATGGGAAGAGTTTTTGACGCGGTGGCTTCGCTTGCAGGAGTAGCTCAAATACTCGGATATGAAGGTGAGAGCGGCCTACTGTTAGAGAGCATAGTAGAGGAAGAAATAGATCTGAATAGAAAGTTTAGTTACACTATAGTAGATGACAGTATAGATATAAGTGCTATGGTAAAAGAGATATTACATGTAAAAGATCCGGCGACGATCTCATCAATGTTCATCTCAACGGTGGTAGATATTATCTTAGATATAGCGGGCAGATATCCGTTACTCCCTGTAGTGCTTAGCGGAGGAGTGTTTCAAAACCGTGTACTTGTCGATAAGCTTGCCAAAGAGTTCAAAAAAAGAAAAATCAGGTACTATATACAAAAAGATACGCCTGTAAATGACGGTTCGATCGCGCTTGGTCAGGCATATTATGCAGTCAATAGACAATGGGGTGAAAATGGAAGATAA
- a CDS encoding hydrogenase maturation protease, with the protein MEDKIALIGSGNTFFKDEGIGLYAVKYIKENYDLMPNITILDGGTLGFKLMPLLQEFEHVIIVNTSSDDSTKAGSITIKKSEEFIEGSLIKKTANEVEIAEMLQICSLSENMAETTIISITPEDIISVEVGLSNSVKEALPQFLDNIFQLLKKKGISAEKRERYCSIEEILYTFANPSIEHGRGF; encoded by the coding sequence ATGGAAGATAAAATAGCATTGATAGGTTCCGGAAACACGTTTTTTAAAGATGAGGGTATAGGGCTATACGCTGTAAAGTACATAAAAGAGAACTATGATCTTATGCCAAATATCACAATACTGGACGGCGGGACCTTAGGGTTCAAATTGATGCCTCTGCTTCAGGAGTTTGAACATGTCATCATAGTCAATACATCTTCTGATGACAGCACGAAAGCCGGTTCTATCACTATTAAAAAGAGTGAGGAGTTTATTGAGGGTTCTCTGATAAAAAAGACGGCAAACGAGGTCGAGATAGCGGAGATGCTGCAGATATGTTCTCTTAGTGAAAATATGGCAGAGACGACAATAATCAGTATCACTCCCGAAGATATCATCTCTGTTGAAGTAGGGCTTAGCAACTCGGTAAAAGAGGCTTTACCACAGTTCTTGGACAATATCTTTCAACTCTTAAAAAAGAAGGGTATCAGTGCTGAAAAAAGAGAGAGATATTGCTCTATAGAAGAGATACTTTATACTTTTGCAAATCCGAGTATTGAACACGGCCGCGGTTTTTAG
- a CDS encoding hydrogenase small subunit, whose product MPDRIEGVKKLFTSKSARVETNKGESYYNDLFERCQARLNDLRSTQPANRLDFSELLSENGVDRRDFMKWVSATTAMLMLPPMFSPLVAQAAELMNRAPVIWIELQDCAGNSEALLRSDGPKIDEIVLDIISLEFHETLQAAAGFQAEKQLEDAIKTFRGKYLLFVEGSVPMGMNGQYGTIGAGAETFYDHLMRLSRDAAAVIAVGSCATYGGIPAAAPNPTGAVGVMDVVKGKPIINIPACPANPANMVGVIIHYILTGQVPELDSLLRPKFAFGYRIHDNCERRAHFDAGEYVEEWGDKGAQNNFCLYKMGCKGPMTFNNCSIVRYNEAVNWPIGVGRGCIGCSEPDFWDKYAYERPMADAKIKAPAGGVEKSVDEFGLGLLTAAGIGIGIHAVASALAGKKDDGGEA is encoded by the coding sequence ATGCCAGATAGAATCGAAGGGGTGAAGAAGTTATTTACCTCAAAAAGCGCTCGAGTCGAGACAAACAAAGGTGAGTCTTATTACAACGATCTCTTCGAGAGATGTCAAGCAAGATTAAATGATCTGCGTTCCACACAGCCGGCCAATAGGTTGGACTTCAGTGAATTATTAAGTGAAAACGGTGTCGATAGACGTGACTTTATGAAATGGGTCAGTGCTACTACAGCGATGCTGATGCTTCCTCCAATGTTTTCTCCTCTTGTCGCTCAGGCGGCTGAACTAATGAACCGTGCTCCCGTTATCTGGATAGAACTGCAAGACTGTGCAGGGAATTCTGAAGCACTTTTACGTTCAGACGGACCAAAGATAGATGAGATCGTCCTTGATATCATATCATTAGAGTTTCATGAGACACTTCAAGCTGCGGCGGGCTTTCAGGCAGAAAAACAGCTGGAAGACGCTATTAAAACCTTTAGAGGAAAATACCTTCTTTTTGTCGAGGGATCTGTCCCGATGGGCATGAACGGTCAATATGGAACTATCGGTGCGGGTGCCGAGACATTTTATGATCACTTGATGCGTCTTTCCAGAGATGCTGCAGCAGTCATAGCTGTAGGTTCTTGTGCTACATACGGCGGTATCCCTGCTGCAGCTCCAAACCCAACGGGTGCTGTTGGTGTTATGGATGTCGTAAAAGGCAAACCGATCATCAATATCCCGGCATGTCCGGCGAATCCTGCAAACATGGTGGGTGTGATCATCCACTATATTTTGACAGGACAGGTACCTGAATTAGATTCTCTTCTTCGTCCAAAATTCGCATTTGGTTACCGTATCCATGACAACTGTGAACGCCGTGCACACTTTGATGCCGGTGAATATGTCGAAGAGTGGGGCGATAAAGGTGCTCAAAACAACTTCTGTCTTTATAAAATGGGATGTAAAGGCCCAATGACGTTCAATAACTGTTCAATCGTGCGTTATAACGAGGCTGTGAACTGGCCGATCGGTGTCGGACGCGGATGTATAGGCTGTTCTGAACCTGATTTCTGGGATAAATACGCATATGAGCGTCCTATGGCAGATGCGAAGATAAAAGCACCGGCAGGCGGAGTTGAAAAGTCTGTAGATGAATTTGGTCTTGGACTACTTACAGCAGCCGGTATCGGTATAGGTATTCATGCTGTTGCCAGTGCACTTGCAGGAAAAAAAGATGATGGAGGAGAAGCATAA
- a CDS encoding nickel-dependent hydrogenase large subunit codes for MSKRHIVVDPITRIEGHLRIEAVIDENNTIVDAYSASTMFRGIETILQGRDPRDCGLLAMRICGVCTGTHYQRSIEAVEDAFDITIPKNARIVRNLIQGSLYVHDHLVHFYHLHALDFVDVVSALSADPAKTAAEARKWATVAGVAPYTDGEGEFKEVQERVAKFVKQGRLGIFGNGYWGNKHYKLTPEQNLIGVAHYLKALDIQRDLAKMQAIFGGKNPHPQSIVVGGVTCVQDIENPARIALFKQLLADGTKFVKQAYLPDVYMAGTMYADEATDSKATFTELMEGKGVGGTGGGLLNYMSYGDFRLDDTGFYNSALLFPSGIVYGGDISKVEDVDPTKIAEDVTHSWYEGAKPLHPYDGQTIPNYTGLDKRSDGVAYLKTNEKYSWIKSPIYNDTRVEVGPLARMVVGVARKDERITKYVMDFLKRGNLPVAVLFSTIGRTAARAIETTIMADALVEWADELAANVAAGDLSTWTDFDFNKVSVKTKGMGLAEAPRGSLGHWVRIDEGKVSNYQAVVPSTWNGAPRDYKGRLGAYEASLIGIKVADPEQPLEIIRTIHSFDPCIACAVHVVDTKGKELGVYKIDTQCSV; via the coding sequence ATGAGTAAGCGTCATATTGTAGTCGATCCGATTACACGTATAGAGGGTCATTTAAGAATAGAAGCTGTTATAGATGAGAACAATACGATAGTGGATGCGTATAGTGCTTCAACGATGTTCCGCGGGATTGAAACAATCTTACAAGGCAGAGATCCTCGTGATTGCGGTTTACTTGCTATGCGTATCTGTGGTGTCTGTACGGGAACACATTATCAAAGATCTATAGAAGCTGTAGAGGATGCATTTGACATCACTATACCTAAAAATGCACGTATTGTCCGTAACCTGATCCAAGGTTCACTCTATGTCCATGACCATTTGGTACATTTTTATCATCTGCATGCACTTGATTTTGTCGATGTCGTTTCAGCTCTTTCAGCTGATCCTGCAAAAACCGCTGCTGAAGCAAGAAAATGGGCTACAGTAGCAGGCGTTGCTCCTTACACTGACGGCGAAGGCGAGTTTAAAGAGGTCCAAGAGCGTGTAGCGAAGTTTGTAAAGCAGGGACGTCTTGGAATATTCGGTAACGGATACTGGGGTAATAAGCACTATAAACTTACTCCTGAACAAAACCTCATAGGTGTCGCACACTATTTAAAAGCACTCGATATTCAACGTGATCTAGCGAAGATGCAGGCGATCTTCGGCGGTAAAAACCCGCATCCACAGTCGATTGTCGTGGGCGGTGTCACTTGTGTTCAGGATATTGAAAATCCAGCACGTATAGCTCTGTTTAAACAGCTTTTAGCAGACGGTACGAAGTTTGTAAAACAAGCTTATCTTCCAGATGTTTATATGGCAGGGACTATGTATGCGGATGAAGCTACAGACTCTAAAGCGACGTTTACTGAACTTATGGAAGGTAAAGGCGTAGGCGGAACAGGAGGGGGACTTCTTAACTATATGAGTTACGGAGACTTCCGTCTGGACGATACAGGTTTTTATAACTCGGCTCTGCTGTTTCCAAGCGGAATAGTTTACGGCGGGGATATCTCTAAAGTCGAAGATGTAGATCCGACAAAGATCGCGGAAGATGTCACTCACTCTTGGTATGAGGGAGCGAAACCGCTTCATCCGTATGACGGACAGACTATACCGAACTATACCGGTCTTGACAAACGCTCAGACGGTGTGGCATATCTTAAGACTAATGAGAAATACAGCTGGATAAAATCTCCTATCTACAATGATACACGTGTAGAGGTCGGACCTTTGGCTCGTATGGTTGTGGGTGTAGCACGTAAAGATGAACGTATTACGAAGTATGTGATGGATTTCTTAAAACGTGGAAATCTTCCTGTTGCAGTACTCTTTAGTACGATCGGAAGAACTGCAGCTCGTGCGATAGAGACGACTATTATGGCTGATGCTCTTGTTGAATGGGCTGATGAACTGGCAGCAAACGTAGCCGCAGGTGACTTAAGTACTTGGACTGATTTTGACTTTAACAAAGTAAGTGTCAAGACAAAAGGGATGGGGCTTGCAGAAGCACCTCGTGGTTCACTTGGACACTGGGTACGTATCGATGAAGGTAAAGTCTCAAACTATCAAGCCGTAGTCCCATCTACATGGAACGGGGCACCGCGTGATTATAAAGGAAGACTCGGTGCATATGAAGCGAGTCTGATCGGTATCAAAGTCGCAGATCCTGAGCAGCCGCTTGAGATCATACGCACGATCCATAGTTTTGATCCTTGTATCGCATGTGCCGTGCACGTAGTCGATACAAAAGGAAAAGAGTTAGGTGTCTATAAAATAGATACGCAATGTAGTGTCTAA
- a CDS encoding DUF308 domain-containing protein, with product MWKQPFDEDLFEKFDKYRKIAGVIFILLGTVGIVYPVFMTLATVTFISWLMLFGGFTAGYFTWISNKTDSIGWLKSVILIGAAIFMLLYPKESASAVGLLLAVYFFLDGFASFSIAFSMKQSSGSILWFLNAIFSVLIALLLFVNWPVGSMYLVGLLVGFSLFFDGVALLVGGSIFKDMLK from the coding sequence ATGTGGAAGCAGCCGTTTGATGAGGATCTCTTTGAGAAGTTCGACAAATACAGAAAAATCGCCGGAGTGATCTTTATACTGCTTGGAACAGTCGGTATCGTTTATCCTGTTTTTATGACATTGGCGACTGTTACTTTTATATCATGGCTTATGCTGTTTGGCGGTTTTACTGCAGGCTATTTTACTTGGATCAGCAATAAAACGGACAGTATCGGCTGGCTGAAAAGCGTGATCCTCATAGGGGCAGCTATCTTTATGCTGCTTTACCCTAAAGAAAGTGCCAGTGCCGTCGGTCTGCTCTTAGCGGTCTACTTTTTTCTTGACGGGTTTGCAAGCTTCAGCATCGCTTTTTCAATGAAGCAGAGTTCAGGATCGATCCTTTGGTTTTTAAACGCTATCTTCTCAGTCTTGATCGCTTTGCTGCTTTTTGTCAACTGGCCGGTGGGTTCTATGTATCTTGTAGGACTTTTAGTCGGCTTTAGTCTCTTTTTTGACGGTGTCGCTCTTTTGGTAGGCGGTTCTATCTTTAAAGATATGCTGAAATAG
- a CDS encoding EAL domain-containing protein, with protein sequence MKLSIKEFSLILYSAIVILFTSISIYMYISQRDKMVDLIASDIQKNLLEVSYYASKVIDNVNNISVIEPMIDRRIASNEIVDKFLVFNEDKLIFDSSIEEPVNIKGSQFSDKLKNISFYDLLNNEGFKTEINIYEQDKLVPLTLVLVLNHKLIQQNFSDLKINFLIIYMIIFLLVYFILWKVIDKYIIYPLEKLRQYAYYNSVVPSALMIKEMEYIRASMLQTFTRLEIEKEKLYRSSITDELSGLSNRNHLDERLTRLIAKSKRDNKEFAFVFLDLDRFKDVNDLLGHSVGDNLLVDVAKKLPDAVRPNDIVARIGGDEFVLVISDYGSHFQLTTILQRILDMVSSEWTVNDNKVNISASMGVAFYPRDGENIESLLKNSDIALYEAKNKGRARYHFFTQELNKKIINEIETNNKMRDALKNGEFELYYQPKVDIETSKIIGAEALIRWNSPKNGLIPPNEFIPIAENSGFIVELGEWIFYTAFAQQEQWSKNSAFKDMLLSVNLSAKQIAHEKFIDRFKTIFKNSGAESHNLEIELTESVFINSADDAFEIVNLFHSLGFTISLDDFGTGYSSLSYLKKFPFDVIKIDKTFIDDYNSKSGKVYIDTIIKMGHSLGMKLIAEGVETKEQLAFLKEVECNAFQGYLCSKPLPIQEFEELVLKVNN encoded by the coding sequence ATGAAACTATCGATAAAAGAGTTTAGTTTAATCCTCTATTCGGCTATAGTGATACTTTTTACCTCTATATCTATCTATATGTATATCTCGCAAAGAGATAAAATGGTCGATCTTATCGCCAGTGACATACAAAAAAATCTTTTGGAAGTCAGTTATTACGCTTCGAAAGTCATAGACAACGTAAACAATATATCTGTCATAGAACCGATGATAGACCGTAGAATAGCATCGAATGAGATCGTGGATAAGTTTTTGGTCTTTAATGAAGACAAACTCATCTTTGACAGCAGTATAGAAGAACCTGTCAACATAAAAGGATCTCAGTTTTCAGATAAGCTAAAAAATATCTCTTTTTATGATCTTCTAAATAACGAGGGCTTTAAGACAGAGATAAATATCTATGAGCAGGATAAGCTTGTCCCGTTGACACTTGTTTTAGTTTTAAACCATAAACTGATACAACAAAACTTTTCAGACCTGAAAATAAATTTTTTAATAATCTATATGATTATTTTTCTATTAGTCTATTTTATTCTCTGGAAAGTCATCGATAAATATATAATATATCCACTTGAAAAACTTCGTCAATATGCTTACTATAATTCGGTTGTACCGTCTGCTCTTATGATAAAAGAGATGGAGTATATACGTGCATCGATGTTACAGACATTTACGCGTTTGGAGATCGAAAAAGAGAAGCTTTACAGATCCTCGATAACCGATGAATTAAGCGGGCTCTCAAATAGAAACCATCTTGATGAGAGATTGACCAGACTTATCGCAAAATCAAAAAGAGACAATAAAGAGTTTGCATTTGTATTCTTGGATCTTGACCGTTTTAAAGATGTCAACGATCTTTTAGGACACTCGGTCGGCGATAATCTTCTTGTCGATGTCGCAAAAAAACTTCCGGATGCAGTAAGGCCAAACGACATCGTAGCCAGAATAGGCGGTGATGAGTTTGTTCTAGTCATCAGCGACTACGGTTCACATTTTCAGCTGACGACGATCTTGCAGAGAATACTCGATATGGTAAGTTCAGAGTGGACTGTAAATGACAATAAAGTAAATATATCTGCAAGTATGGGTGTGGCTTTTTACCCGAGAGACGGTGAAAATATAGAAAGCCTCCTTAAAAACTCGGATATAGCACTTTACGAAGCAAAAAATAAAGGAAGAGCGAGATATCACTTCTTCACGCAAGAGCTAAATAAAAAGATCATTAATGAGATAGAGACGAACAATAAGATGCGTGATGCTTTGAAAAACGGAGAGTTTGAACTTTATTATCAGCCTAAAGTCGATATTGAAACTTCAAAGATCATCGGAGCTGAAGCACTTATCAGATGGAATTCGCCGAAAAACGGTCTGATCCCTCCAAATGAGTTTATACCGATCGCAGAAAACAGCGGGTTTATCGTTGAACTCGGAGAATGGATATTTTATACGGCATTTGCGCAGCAGGAGCAATGGTCAAAAAACAGTGCATTTAAAGATATGCTCCTGTCTGTCAATCTTTCAGCAAAACAGATCGCACATGAAAAGTTCATAGACAGGTTTAAGACCATCTTTAAAAACAGCGGAGCAGAGTCTCATAACTTAGAGATAGAACTTACGGAATCTGTATTTATAAACAGCGCTGACGATGCGTTTGAGATAGTAAATCTGTTTCATTCTCTAGGGTTTACGATATCATTAGATGATTTTGGTACTGGTTATTCATCTTTGTCATATCTTAAAAAGTTTCCTTTTGACGTAATAAAAATAGACAAGACTTTTATAGATGATTATAATTCCAAGTCAGGAAAGGTCTATATCGATACGATAATCAAGATGGGACACTCTTTAGGAATGAAACTTATAGCAGAGGGTGTTGAGACAAAAGAGCAGCTGGCATTTTTAAAAGAGGTCGAGTGTAACGCTTTTCAAGGCTATCTATGTTCAAAGCCGCTGCCGATACAAGAGTTTGAAGAACTGGTTTTAAAAGTAAATAATTAA